TGCGGGGAATTTGAAACAGTCCCGCTGCCATTTCTAAAACTTCCCAACCAGTTAGATAGTCGTAGTAATAAGCATTTTCTGGTAGATAGCCGATGCGTTGTTTGATTGGGCGATCGCCTAAAGGTTGACCTAATAATAAACCTTGTCCGCTCGTGGGGCGAAGAATACCCAATAATAATTTTAATAGCGTTGTTTTACCCGCTCCATTGGGACCTAAAAGACCAAAAGTTTCGCCCCGATATACCGTTAGAGAGCAACCTTTGAGCGAGGGAATTTTCTGATTCATCCAAAAGCCAGTACGGTAAACTTTTCGCAACTGAGAAGTTTGAATGACTGCTGGGCGCTCGGAAGGATTAGATTCAAAAGTAGGCGAATCAGTAGTAACAGTCTTCATCGCGTCAAACTACCTTTGCTCCAAACAAAAATGACAACAGTTATTATGGCTCACTCGATCGCCCAATGCCGACAGCAATCGCACCTATTTCTTTCTAGTTAAGGCTTGGTTTGGCAGGAAGACAAGGGAGAGGGGGGAGACAAGGGAGAGGGGGGAGACAAGGGAGAGGGGGGAGACAAGGGAGAGGGGGGAGACAAGGGAGAGGGGGGAGACAAGGGAGAGGGGGGAGACAAGGGAGAGGGGGGAGACAAGGGAGAGGGGGGAGACAAGGGAGACAAGGGAGAGGGGGGAGAAGAGAGTTAAGTATGGGTAAAAATGCCAGATTATATATAAGTAGTAAAAAAAATTAACTTTTGAGGCAATTCATGAACCGCTCGAAAATCGTTGCTATCATCACAGGGGCAATTTCAATCCTACTGGCGATCGCCTATCTCCTCCTCGTACAACTACTAGACTTTCGTGGCGAAATGCAACCAGCACCAGTCAGTCAGTTGTCAGTTGTCAGTTGTCAGTTATCAGTTGTCAGTGGTAGTTGTCAGTGGTAGTTGGTAGTTGGTAGTTGTCCCCCTTGTCCCCCTTCGCCCCTAATCCCCACTCCCTTCGGTCGTGGGGTCCCCGAGTTCCCCCTTGTCCCCCTTGTCCCCCTCAGCTCTCTTCTCTCCCTTGTCCCCCTTGTCCCCCTTGTCCCCCTCAGCTCTCTTCTCTCCCTTGTCTCCCAATTAACGGGGATAATGCTCAAATAGATAACTCTCAGCCTCCGTGCGATCGCGGATAATTCCATCTAAAGTGGCAGCAAGTAGATCGTCGAGAATTTGACGATATTGAGGTCCTGGTTTGTATCCCAGTTGTTTCAAGTCGTGACCGCTTAATAGTGGTTGGACGTTAGCCCACTGAGTGACGTATTGCCAGACAAGCGATCGCACTGGGCGAGGACTGCGTAGAGCAATTAAAATTAGCATCGGTAGGTCGTACTGCCGCAACAAGTCAAATACTTGACTGGGTAGCCGACAGGAAGGCAAAGCTGTTGAGACTCGCTCTTGTGCCTGTTGTAAGTGGCGCAAGCGATAGATACTGTCATCGGGTAATTGTAAATTTTGGGCAACGCGATCGCGGTATTCTGGGGCAAGATATGCAATGAGAACCTCTAGACGTAACAGCCAAGGAGGGATAGGAACATTTTGACTTTTAACTTTTGACTTTCGACTTTCTCGATTAAATCGTCTCAAACAACGTTCTAAAAATCGCAACTGCTGCCAAAGAGTTTTATCCAGTTTCAAAGTTTCATGCAGGCATTGCAAAGCATCTAAATCTCCCAGTAAACTTAATGCTGCTTGCCAGTAGGGTGCTTGCAAAATGTATTTCAGCTCGTTTTTCAATCGCGTTTGTAAAGCAGGCGCTCTGGAATTATTGCCTTGGGTACGCTTGTAAACCCCGCTGTCAATGGCATAGCGAATATAATTTTCCGTCTGAGGTTCGATCGCAAATTCTAAACGTACGGCAAAGCGGACGGCACGATAAATCCGAGTCGGGTCTTCAATAAAGCTGTTGGCGTGTAAAACCCGAATTTGCTTTGCCTGTAAATCGAGCAATCCACCAAAGAAATCTAACATTTCCCCTGCTCTTGGTGGTGTCAAACGGACGGCAAGGGAATTAATTGTAAAGTCGCGTCGATATAAGTCTTGGCGAATGGAACTCGCTTCTACTTCAGGATTGGCAGCAGGATAGGGATAAAATTCCGTGCGTGCAGTGGCAATATCAATCCAAAGAGAGCCGAAAATAGGGTCTTTGTGCCACAACAATGCTGCTGTTTGAAATGCCCCATGAATTTCGAGACGAGCAGCAGGGTAAAGTTGCTGAAGGGCGCGAGCTAACTCCACTCCCGCGCCTACATCAGCAGTGCGATGAAAGCCATCTACAACTAGATCGATATCTTGTAGATACAGGGGTGCTGCACCGTTCTGTTTTGCCAACAGTAAATCGCGCACTCCTCCCCCAACCAAATACAAGTGCCAACCTCGCTGTTCTGCCTGAGCAGAGGCTTGAGTCAGCAGTTCCCAAAAAGGTGCGGCGAGGCGATCGCTCAACAATCTCAAGAATGCCGCAGGTGGAATAATCCCAACAGCATTCCCTCTTACCCCTAGCTCCTCGCTCCTCGCTCCTTCCTGATGCAATTCCCGCAGTACGTCGGTACGGGTGACGATGCCACGCAATTCTCCGTCTTGCAACACTGGCAAGCGTCCGATATCATATGTCACCATCAACGCTTGAATTTCTGGCAGAGTCGTTTCTGGAGTAATAGTCTTGATATTTGTCGTCATATACCCCTTGGCGGGTGCGTGACTGAAGCCGTGGTGCAGGGCAATATCAATATCGCGGCGGGAAATAATTCCTACCAACTTGCCTGTAGGATCGACCACAGACAATCCAGAGTGACCGTAACGCAGCAAAATCCGCTGTGCCTCGGCAATCGTCGTATCTGGGCGGATCGTGCGGACGGGGGATGACATTAATTCCCTAGCTGTCGGCGGATGGGGAATCGTGGCTTTGAGTCGTTCGACCAATTGTTGTAAAGTTACCTGCCCATCGACACCCCGTAACGAGAGAGACGCAGCTTGAGAATGTCCCCCACCACCGAGGGGCTGAAACAATTCATTCAGATTTGTCCCAGGAATTTGCGATCGCCCAATAACTGTCAGCCTTTCTTCGCCACTATCTCCCAAAGCATACCTTGCCCCCAGTAGGACGGCATCGCTTTCGGTCAATTCCATTAGTCGCGCTGCCAAGCTAGATAATCCAGATACATAACCTGGAGTTTTTAGCAAGACCCAAGCGACTGTATATCCTCGCAAGCGATCGCAGTGGAAGTTATCCAGTGCCTCAGTTAATAACACCTGTAACTGCGGCGAAAACCCAGGATCGATGTAATCCCGCACGACATGCAAGCTAGTTCCTTGCTGCATCAACCATGCTAGAGCCAATGCATCGCGATGGTTGGCTTGGTCAAATGACAGCGATCCCGTATCGACGTGGATGCCTAACGCCATCACAGTTGCTTCAAACGGCGTGATTTCCACCTGCTGAGCTTGTAATTCTTCGACAATTAGCGTCGTC
This window of the Chroococcidiopsis thermalis PCC 7203 genome carries:
- a CDS encoding cell surface glycoprotein codes for the protein MSIIPVNWETRERRELRGTRGTRGTRERRELRGTRGTRGNSGTPRPKGVGIRGEGGQGGQLPTTNYH
- a CDS encoding CBS domain-containing protein; its protein translation is MDLILCHTTADFDALGAAVGLSRLWAGAKIVLTGGSHPAVKDFLALHRDEYALIERRSVNPKQIRSLIVVDTQHRDRLGAAAEWLDLPQIEQIVVYDHHLEIDRDISATATHIADVGATTTLIVEELQAQQVEITPFEATVMALGIHVDTGSLSFDQANHRDALALAWLMQQGTSLHVVRDYIDPGFSPQLQVLLTEALDNFHCDRLRGYTVAWVLLKTPGYVSGLSSLAARLMELTESDAVLLGARYALGDSGEERLTVIGRSQIPGTNLNELFQPLGGGGHSQAASLSLRGVDGQVTLQQLVERLKATIPHPPTARELMSSPVRTIRPDTTIAEAQRILLRYGHSGLSVVDPTGKLVGIISRRDIDIALHHGFSHAPAKGYMTTNIKTITPETTLPEIQALMVTYDIGRLPVLQDGELRGIVTRTDVLRELHQEGARSEELGVRGNAVGIIPPAAFLRLLSDRLAAPFWELLTQASAQAEQRGWHLYLVGGGVRDLLLAKQNGAAPLYLQDIDLVVDGFHRTADVGAGVELARALQQLYPAARLEIHGAFQTAALLWHKDPIFGSLWIDIATARTEFYPYPAANPEVEASSIRQDLYRRDFTINSLAVRLTPPRAGEMLDFFGGLLDLQAKQIRVLHANSFIEDPTRIYRAVRFAVRLEFAIEPQTENYIRYAIDSGVYKRTQGNNSRAPALQTRLKNELKYILQAPYWQAALSLLGDLDALQCLHETLKLDKTLWQQLRFLERCLRRFNRESRKSKVKSQNVPIPPWLLRLEVLIAYLAPEYRDRVAQNLQLPDDSIYRLRHLQQAQERVSTALPSCRLPSQVFDLLRQYDLPMLILIALRSPRPVRSLVWQYVTQWANVQPLLSGHDLKQLGYKPGPQYRQILDDLLAATLDGIIRDRTEAESYLFEHYPR